Part of the Amycolatopsis sp. 195334CR genome is shown below.
CCTCCTCGCTGCGCAGGGCCACGCTGTCGCCCTCGGGGTCGCCGAACGCGAGCCGGATGCGGGCACCGTCGGCGGCCTTCTGTGCCAGGTCCTTCACGAAGCGCGGTCGCTCGACCAGGAACAACGCGGCGTGGACCAGGATCTCGATGGTCTGGCCGGCGTCCTTGATGAGCCTGTCCCACAGGTCCGCGGGAATGGCGTTGCGGTGCGGGAACACGCTGACCACCTCGGCCGCAGCGGTCTCGGCCTTGCGTTCCGCGGCTACCGCCTGCGGCCACAGGTAGCTCTCCGACTCGCGCGCCAGGGCCGCCAGTTTGTGCCGGTATTTCGGGTAGGGCGTACGTCCCTTGGTGATCCAGCGCTCGACCGTTTTCGGGTCGACGTTGACGGCCTTGGCCACCTGTTCCGGGTCGAGTCCGTTGCGCAGGAGCGCGTCTCGAAGCCGCTCGTTCGCCATCTGCACCCCTCCGGGGACTAGTAGGGACGACTTCGACCGTACCAAGGACGTCCCAAGATGTCCCGCCACGTGGTGATCACGTCCGGCGTTTTGGCGGAGATTGGGTGTCACG
Proteins encoded:
- a CDS encoding DUF5919 domain-containing protein yields the protein MANERLRDALLRNGLDPEQVAKAVNVDPKTVERWITKGRTPYPKYRHKLAALARESESYLWPQAVAAERKAETAAAEVVSVFPHRNAIPADLWDRLIKDAGQTIEILVHAALFLVERPRFVKDLAQKAADGARIRLAFGDPEGDSVALRSEEEQLGEGTLAARIRNALAFYRPLIGVDGIEMRFHNTTLYNSIFRLDDEMIINTHVYGFQGAHAPALHLRRLSAGDLFETYSESFEAAWNSARPATF